In one window of Paracholeplasma morum DNA:
- a CDS encoding NUDIX domain-containing protein: MRALFCPHCGTRLTEKRIGDEGLVPYCDSCKKPIFESSSVCILTMVINELNEVALLKQNYVSKDFYVFVAGYYKPGESAEDTVKREVFEEIGQTVNELKFIKSEYHERLDTLFLLYVSKVIKEPFVLSFEVDDAFWVKLPLDESLLNQKGVALMLYKAYLSYDETR; the protein is encoded by the coding sequence ATGAGAGCACTTTTCTGTCCACATTGTGGAACAAGACTGACTGAAAAACGGATCGGCGATGAAGGCCTCGTCCCTTATTGTGATTCTTGTAAAAAGCCAATATTCGAATCATCTAGTGTATGTATTTTGACCATGGTTATCAATGAACTAAATGAAGTAGCTTTGCTGAAACAAAATTATGTTTCTAAAGATTTTTATGTGTTTGTTGCTGGATATTACAAACCAGGTGAATCTGCAGAAGATACCGTTAAACGTGAAGTGTTTGAAGAAATTGGTCAAACCGTTAATGAGTTGAAGTTCATAAAGAGTGAATACCATGAACGATTGGATACTTTGTTTTTATTGTATGTTTCAAAAGTCATCAAAGAACCCTTTGTGTTATCTTTTGAAGTGGATGATGCTTTTTGGGTGAAATTGCCTTTAGATGAATCATTACTTAATCAAAAAGGAGTGGCTTTAATGTTATATAAAGCCTATTTATCTTATGATGAGACTCGATAA
- a CDS encoding GGDEF domain-containing protein, whose amino-acid sequence MEKLLKRMIVIIVIFTVGLTLLSMFGIYSPLQRTIQREKQKNFSTTARIYKDTLDAFFKNAHEKANLITSDYYTKNTLRSFKDGELTNQETTALFETAFSVTMSNISNLSYAEIVSGDTSIIAYGSVNDDYLDSLEIDYYEIGIIQNEDKYNAIIVYPIYSPVDSSMTGRLIMEYDLTQSMSSLFISQYSFALSNQRSHNDYIINKSSDIRSNGSTLYLTGDRLYYLGKFEYANIYYAISINSKALYGVIDTSVKFSLLTIISITLVAFLLLNASVFKKMATLLKKHKVQSDAIMKIADYDSMTKAYSRSYFDRYVENFHAMYDSNWSASLVMIDFDNLKLINDQFGHIAGDTVLKITSKIILDSLRKNDLLFRFGGDEFVLILEDCDLVLAKKIVSRIISEISRENDSSNYPIAISYGISLLMYDSEIMTVINEADKMMYKNKNRNQEKKYDLFSIE is encoded by the coding sequence ATGGAAAAACTATTGAAACGCATGATTGTAATCATAGTTATTTTCACTGTTGGCCTCACCCTTTTATCAATGTTTGGAATCTATAGTCCACTTCAGCGCACGATTCAACGTGAAAAACAAAAGAACTTTAGTACAACAGCTAGAATCTACAAAGATACGCTTGATGCATTCTTCAAAAATGCTCATGAAAAAGCCAATCTCATAACCAGTGACTATTACACCAAAAATACATTGAGATCCTTTAAGGATGGCGAGCTCACAAACCAAGAAACAACCGCTCTATTCGAGACGGCTTTTTCTGTTACTATGTCGAATATTTCCAATCTATCTTATGCTGAAATAGTATCAGGAGATACCTCAATCATTGCCTACGGATCAGTCAATGATGATTATCTAGATTCTCTTGAAATCGATTATTATGAAATAGGCATTATTCAAAATGAAGATAAATACAATGCAATCATCGTCTATCCAATCTATTCACCTGTGGATTCATCGATGACGGGAAGACTAATCATGGAATATGACTTAACTCAATCGATGTCTAGTTTATTTATATCTCAGTATAGCTTCGCCCTTAGTAATCAAAGAAGCCATAATGATTACATCATAAATAAGTCTAGTGATATTCGTAGTAATGGATCCACACTATACTTGACAGGAGATAGACTTTATTATCTAGGAAAGTTTGAGTATGCAAACATCTACTATGCGATTAGCATTAATAGTAAGGCCTTGTATGGTGTGATTGATACAAGCGTAAAATTTAGTTTGCTAACAATTATCTCAATTACATTAGTAGCATTCTTATTACTGAATGCATCAGTTTTCAAAAAGATGGCTACGTTATTAAAGAAACACAAAGTTCAAAGTGATGCCATTATGAAAATAGCGGATTATGACTCGATGACTAAAGCCTATTCTCGCAGTTATTTTGATCGATATGTTGAGAATTTTCATGCCATGTATGATTCTAACTGGAGCGCTTCTTTAGTTATGATTGACTTTGATAACTTAAAACTAATCAATGACCAATTTGGGCATATTGCGGGGGATACCGTATTAAAGATTACTTCAAAGATTATCCTTGATAGTTTGAGAAAAAATGACTTGTTGTTTAGATTCGGTGGAGATGAGTTTGTCTTAATCCTAGAAGATTGTGATCTTGTATTAGCTAAGAAGATTGTCTCAAGAATTATTTCAGAGATATCTAGGGAAAACGACTCATCCAATTACCCAATTGCCATCTCTTATGGGATAAGTCTTTTAATGTATGATTCGGAGATTATGACTGTCATTAATGAAGCAGACAAGATGATGTATAAAAACAAAAATAGGAACCAAGAGAAGAAATACGACCTCTTTAGCATCGAATAG
- a CDS encoding DUF2179 domain-containing protein: MWDNFIHILTVTSIWELLLIFLAKIIEVSIGTMRIILISKGYRKLGTILALIEIILWVFIASGVITGISESPMKGIVYSFGFAAGVFVGSLIEQKLAFGKVQIQTITDFGHGKKIANHLRNLGYGVTTIDAIGKDEKRMVLITFANRKSVVSVIDSIREIHPNAMVVSNDISNVTGGYIMPLRKLFK, encoded by the coding sequence ATGTGGGATAACTTTATACACATATTAACAGTGACTTCAATTTGGGAACTGTTGTTGATTTTTTTAGCAAAAATTATAGAAGTATCAATAGGTACAATGCGCATTATTTTAATCTCAAAAGGATACCGTAAGTTAGGAACTATACTTGCGTTAATCGAGATTATCTTATGGGTATTTATTGCCAGCGGAGTCATAACTGGAATAAGTGAATCGCCTATGAAGGGTATTGTTTATAGCTTTGGATTTGCTGCTGGGGTTTTTGTTGGATCACTTATAGAACAAAAACTTGCCTTTGGTAAAGTTCAAATTCAAACGATTACAGATTTCGGTCATGGGAAGAAAATTGCGAATCATCTAAGGAATCTAGGGTATGGTGTTACAACCATTGATGCCATTGGGAAAGATGAGAAACGAATGGTGTTAATCACATTTGCGAATCGTAAGAGCGTTGTCTCAGTCATTGACAGCATCAGAGAAATACACCCAAATGCAATGGTTGTGTCCAATGACATATCCAATGTAACTGGTGGCTACATTATGCCACTTAGAAAACTTTTCAAATAA
- the recD2 gene encoding SF1B family DNA helicase RecD2: MITLTGNITHYLFRNEDNGFSIAKIVLENMDEVIITGYYPELSKEVTYTFVCEETSHPKYGIQYKVVSFNKAEVQNKQGLISYLSSDLFTGIGPTRAKKIVDTLGDDAIKKILNDKTTLLNMGLNRLQIERFYKQLYDNQVVEQTLVSLYGFGLTSKMAMKLYSKYGSDALDVIKENPYRLIDDIEGIGFKRADQLAMTFGMNPTDSRRIEALLLFGIKTVSLQKGDTYIKDHQLVDAAKDMIDETIDENNLLEALKSLIDSDRIIKDKDKYYLESIYNSESSLANELKRLKTDIEAIDETEADNLVWLTEQKLGITYSEKQKEAIKSALSSSISVITGGPGTGKTTIIHGLLEIYAIKNDIDLELESASESILLIAPTGRAARRMQSVMSMKALTIHRALGYNYEGVFYYNEIIQLPHQLIIIDEASMIDIFLAENLFKAIKSGAQVVIVGDEDQLPSVGPGQILADIISSKFMPVIALKEIHRQAKNSGIIDLALKVNNQSVSDLDYESKEDIKFVSKGESGVLDIIIGTIDEALDMGYSLKEDIQVLIPMYKGPLGIDAVNLALQRRYADLTKKKITYGDKTYVIGDKVIQLSNNPEKGIMNGDIGIIKDISKDPNDQDILYIDFDDHVVTVSRAELDDINLAYAISIHKSQGSEYKVVIMPLVRGYQRMLRKELLYTGITRTKTHLTLVGDLSLIEKASKVLNEKRQTTLDEFLSTNKKEDKVLSPYDFL; encoded by the coding sequence TGAAGACAACGGTTTTAGTATTGCTAAAATTGTCCTTGAGAACATGGATGAAGTCATTATTACTGGTTACTACCCAGAACTGTCTAAAGAAGTGACTTATACATTTGTTTGTGAAGAAACCAGTCATCCTAAGTATGGTATCCAGTACAAAGTGGTTTCTTTCAATAAGGCAGAAGTCCAAAACAAACAAGGACTAATCAGCTATTTATCCAGTGATTTATTTACTGGAATCGGCCCTACTAGAGCAAAGAAAATAGTCGATACGCTTGGTGATGATGCCATTAAGAAAATCTTGAATGATAAAACAACTCTTCTTAATATGGGGTTAAACCGTCTTCAAATTGAACGTTTCTATAAACAACTTTATGACAATCAAGTAGTTGAACAGACCCTAGTATCGTTATATGGGTTTGGCTTGACATCAAAAATGGCTATGAAGCTCTATTCTAAGTATGGAAGTGATGCCTTAGATGTCATTAAAGAAAATCCTTATCGACTAATTGACGATATTGAGGGGATTGGATTTAAACGGGCTGACCAACTTGCAATGACCTTTGGTATGAACCCTACAGATTCTCGAAGAATCGAAGCTTTATTACTATTTGGGATTAAAACCGTTTCCTTACAAAAAGGAGATACCTATATTAAAGACCATCAACTCGTTGACGCTGCTAAGGATATGATTGATGAAACCATAGATGAAAATAATCTATTAGAGGCACTTAAATCTTTGATAGATTCTGATAGAATCATTAAGGATAAGGATAAATATTATTTAGAATCTATCTATAACAGTGAATCCTCGCTTGCCAATGAACTTAAACGTCTAAAAACGGACATTGAAGCCATTGATGAAACAGAAGCAGATAACCTGGTTTGGCTAACAGAACAAAAGCTAGGAATTACGTATTCAGAGAAGCAAAAAGAAGCGATTAAAAGCGCACTATCCAGTTCGATTTCTGTAATTACAGGCGGACCTGGTACAGGTAAAACTACAATTATCCATGGATTGCTAGAAATCTATGCGATTAAAAATGATATTGATTTAGAATTAGAATCAGCCAGTGAATCCATTTTACTAATAGCTCCAACAGGAAGAGCCGCAAGACGTATGCAGTCTGTAATGTCGATGAAGGCACTTACAATCCATAGAGCGTTAGGGTATAACTATGAAGGTGTATTTTACTATAACGAGATCATTCAATTGCCACATCAATTAATCATTATCGATGAGGCATCAATGATTGATATATTTCTAGCAGAAAACCTCTTTAAGGCAATAAAATCTGGTGCACAGGTTGTCATAGTTGGGGATGAAGATCAGTTGCCATCTGTTGGCCCTGGTCAAATACTTGCAGACATAATTTCATCAAAGTTCATGCCAGTCATTGCGTTAAAAGAAATCCATAGACAAGCAAAAAACTCCGGCATCATCGATTTAGCTCTAAAAGTGAATAACCAGTCGGTATCGGACTTAGATTATGAGTCGAAAGAAGATATAAAATTTGTTTCAAAAGGGGAGTCTGGTGTATTAGACATTATCATCGGAACCATTGATGAAGCACTTGATATGGGGTATTCGTTGAAGGAAGATATTCAAGTATTAATCCCAATGTATAAAGGACCATTGGGAATTGATGCCGTTAACCTTGCCTTACAAAGACGATATGCTGATTTAACTAAAAAGAAGATTACTTATGGTGATAAAACTTATGTTATTGGCGATAAAGTCATTCAACTTTCCAATAATCCTGAAAAAGGCATTATGAATGGGGATATCGGTATCATCAAAGACATTTCAAAAGACCCTAATGATCAAGATATTTTATACATTGATTTCGACGATCATGTTGTGACAGTTTCAAGAGCGGAACTAGATGATATTAATCTAGCTTATGCAATCAGCATTCATAAATCTCAAGGTAGCGAATACAAAGTTGTTATCATGCCACTTGTAAGAGGCTATCAGAGAATGCTTAGAAAAGAACTTCTTTATACTGGCATAACTAGAACCAAGACACACTTAACTCTGGTGGGGGATTTATCTTTGATAGAAAAAGCGTCTAAAGTACTCAATGAAAAACGTCAAACAACGCTTGATGAATTCTTATCGACCAATAAAAAAGAGGATAAAGTATTATCCCCTTATGATTTCTTATGA
- a CDS encoding pseudouridine synthase, which produces MRLDKYLAHAGYGTRTEVKQLIKKGLVSVNGEIILKEDKKIDEALDEILLEGSLTNYRQYVYLMLHKPDGVISSNYDPYHKTTKSLLVGYEAFQTFPVGRLDIDTEGLLIVTNDGLLAHQLLSPRYHVEKTYYVEFEGDYKQIYQSLFETGITLDDGYLCMPSKIEKLEGNKAYLTIKEGKFHQVKRMFQSLDMKVTYLKRVTFGPIKLDETLKKGSFRELTLEEVNLLRASCNKPI; this is translated from the coding sequence ATGAGACTCGATAAATACCTTGCCCATGCTGGTTATGGCACACGTACTGAAGTAAAACAACTTATAAAAAAAGGCCTTGTAAGTGTAAATGGTGAAATTATACTAAAAGAAGACAAAAAGATTGATGAGGCGTTAGACGAAATCCTATTAGAAGGCTCTTTAACCAATTACAGACAATATGTCTATTTAATGTTACATAAACCTGATGGCGTCATCAGCTCGAACTATGACCCTTACCATAAAACTACAAAGTCTTTATTGGTAGGCTATGAAGCCTTTCAAACATTTCCAGTAGGAAGACTAGACATTGATACTGAAGGTCTTCTAATCGTGACCAATGATGGTCTATTAGCACATCAACTCTTATCGCCTAGATACCATGTTGAGAAAACCTATTATGTCGAATTTGAAGGCGACTATAAACAAATCTACCAATCTTTATTTGAGACTGGAATAACGTTAGACGATGGGTATTTATGCATGCCTTCAAAAATAGAAAAACTTGAAGGTAACAAGGCTTACTTAACCATCAAAGAAGGTAAGTTTCATCAAGTCAAAAGAATGTTTCAAAGTTTAGACATGAAAGTAACCTATTTAAAGAGGGTGACCTTTGGGCCAATCAAACTGGATGAAACACTAAAAAAGGGGTCCTTTAGAGAATTAACTCTTGAAGAAGTTAACTTACTAAGAGCATCCTGCAATAAACCGATTTAA
- a CDS encoding MIP/aquaporin family protein, which produces MKLYQKLFAEFLGTFVLVLFGTGVAVTTGHLGGLNILFTALAFGLSVVVMANAVGHVSGGHFNPAVSLAAFLEKRITGIEFLYYVVSQLVGALLASTMVLVIVGSNSNLGSNLVSTALPNTGFAELLVGLLVEVFLTFIFITVILQVTSKEKSSVVSGLIIGLTLTLIIIFGFQLTGLGVNPARSLAPAILQAGKALEQVWIFIVGPLIGGYLAHLVQKILK; this is translated from the coding sequence ATGAAATTATATCAAAAACTATTTGCAGAATTTTTAGGTACATTTGTACTTGTATTATTCGGTACAGGTGTCGCAGTGACAACAGGTCACTTAGGTGGATTAAATATTCTATTCACAGCTTTAGCATTTGGCTTATCCGTAGTTGTTATGGCAAATGCAGTAGGACACGTGTCTGGTGGGCACTTTAACCCTGCAGTATCGCTTGCTGCATTCTTAGAAAAGCGTATTACAGGTATAGAATTCTTATACTATGTTGTTAGCCAATTGGTTGGGGCATTACTGGCTTCAACAATGGTACTAGTGATTGTTGGATCAAATTCAAACTTAGGTTCAAACCTAGTTTCAACTGCACTTCCTAATACAGGATTTGCTGAACTACTAGTTGGACTATTGGTTGAAGTATTCTTAACATTCATCTTCATTACAGTCATTCTACAAGTTACATCCAAAGAAAAATCGTCTGTTGTTTCCGGTTTAATTATTGGGTTAACATTAACACTAATCATTATTTTCGGATTCCAATTAACCGGTTTAGGTGTTAACCCTGCAAGATCACTTGCACCAGCGATACTACAAGCTGGTAAAGCACTCGAACAAGTTTGGATATTCATCGTTGGACCACTAATTGGTGGCTATTTAGCACATCTGGTTCAAAAAATTCTTAAGTAA
- a CDS encoding sensor domain-containing diguanylate cyclase/phosphohydrolase, protein MDDFVFERIINECQIAYARCEMVYSEDKPIDYRYLEANQAFYNLLRTSESELIGQSMKSLKHKDPKEVDGFIEQIFEVSKKDLKEFNYYHKQFEQTFKVNIIGHKGNEFVLVAEQCEPFEDAYKHLQEEHHLIMNSIAEGIMVVSQEHKVVSLNQSALSILGYISESSVIGVNIFNLLFAHLKNIIRSKFSALLDRVPFYNQTTKFIKSDGTWIDVTFSVTRRTKGNATIGYVMSFQDVSKEKELENQLKISEDIKSIALNHLPGLIYQSLPDESRTITFVSHGVYELTGYTKLEMENEAPFNYSRIVHQDYQQEIWTDWQNSIQTGNEFEKEYMIVTKEGKSKWVYEKGKPIYSQSNEVVAIEGIIIDLDKRRQKDIEIEHLMYHDRLSGLKNRLYFDHMLNKYVEEARYPIGIMVADLDGMKFINDVFGRQFGDKVIEEFANVLKKYEKDGVVVARSGGDEFSLILPHSEASNTYEVMINIQEDAKQFIYKSDIKDFQLSVSMGFETKVNDSEDMQTIIKSAEDYMHRRKLIARAQNNRDSLSSIKATMMANSQETQDHMERMGSIALQVGDKLGLKQNTMDDLYLLALLHDIGKVGVPSNIINKPGKLTDEEWKIMKTHPSIGYQIAMSSIDLKSIAEGILSHHERFDGTGYPDGLKGKEIPLISRIISVIDTYDAITQDRPYRKARSHEEAILEIKKCSGTQFDPDIVEAFIGIFA, encoded by the coding sequence GTGGATGATTTCGTATTTGAAAGAATTATTAACGAGTGTCAGATAGCCTACGCTAGATGCGAAATGGTCTATTCTGAAGATAAACCAATTGATTACCGTTATTTAGAGGCTAATCAGGCATTTTATAACCTGTTGAGAACATCTGAATCAGAACTAATTGGACAAAGCATGAAGAGTTTAAAGCACAAAGACCCAAAAGAAGTAGATGGTTTCATCGAACAGATTTTTGAGGTATCCAAGAAGGACTTAAAAGAGTTTAACTATTATCATAAGCAATTTGAGCAAACGTTTAAAGTGAATATCATTGGACACAAAGGAAATGAGTTTGTGTTAGTGGCAGAGCAATGCGAACCTTTTGAAGATGCCTATAAACATTTACAAGAAGAGCATCATTTGATTATGAATTCGATTGCAGAAGGCATTATGGTTGTGTCCCAAGAACACAAAGTTGTCTCACTAAATCAAAGCGCATTGTCTATTCTAGGCTATATTTCTGAGTCTAGTGTTATTGGCGTTAATATTTTCAATTTATTGTTTGCACATTTAAAAAACATAATCAGATCAAAGTTCAGTGCTTTGCTCGATAGGGTGCCATTTTACAATCAAACCACGAAGTTCATTAAGAGTGATGGGACGTGGATTGATGTTACGTTTAGTGTCACTAGAAGAACTAAAGGGAATGCTACCATAGGCTATGTGATGTCTTTCCAAGATGTCAGTAAAGAAAAAGAATTAGAAAACCAACTTAAAATATCCGAAGACATCAAATCTATTGCATTAAATCATTTACCAGGTCTAATTTATCAATCGCTTCCAGATGAATCGAGAACAATTACATTTGTGTCTCATGGGGTATATGAGTTAACAGGTTATACTAAACTTGAAATGGAAAACGAAGCGCCATTTAATTATTCCCGAATCGTTCATCAAGACTATCAACAAGAAATTTGGACCGATTGGCAAAACTCAATTCAAACTGGTAATGAGTTTGAGAAAGAGTATATGATTGTAACTAAAGAAGGAAAATCAAAATGGGTTTACGAAAAAGGTAAACCAATTTATAGTCAAAGTAATGAAGTCGTTGCCATTGAAGGGATCATTATTGATTTAGATAAGCGTCGTCAAAAAGACATAGAGATTGAGCACTTAATGTATCATGACCGATTGTCTGGACTTAAAAACAGGTTATATTTCGACCATATGCTAAATAAATATGTTGAGGAAGCTAGATACCCAATCGGAATCATGGTAGCGGACTTAGATGGCATGAAATTTATCAATGATGTTTTTGGAAGACAATTTGGCGATAAAGTCATTGAAGAGTTTGCTAATGTCTTAAAAAAATACGAAAAAGATGGTGTGGTTGTAGCTAGATCTGGTGGAGATGAGTTTTCATTAATACTACCTCATAGCGAAGCTTCTAACACCTATGAAGTCATGATAAACATCCAGGAAGATGCCAAACAGTTTATCTATAAGTCTGATATAAAAGACTTTCAACTCTCGGTTTCAATGGGATTTGAAACTAAAGTGAATGATTCAGAGGACATGCAAACCATTATTAAGTCAGCTGAGGATTACATGCATAGAAGAAAGCTGATTGCCAGAGCTCAAAATAATCGCGATTCATTGTCATCTATAAAAGCAACGATGATGGCAAACTCGCAAGAAACACAAGATCACATGGAGCGAATGGGCAGTATTGCACTCCAAGTTGGCGATAAGTTAGGCTTAAAACAAAACACGATGGATGATTTATATCTACTCGCTTTGCTTCATGATATTGGTAAAGTGGGCGTTCCATCAAATATCATCAATAAACCAGGGAAATTAACAGATGAAGAGTGGAAAATAATGAAAACCCACCCTTCCATCGGATATCAAATAGCAATGAGCAGCATTGATCTCAAATCCATCGCAGAAGGCATACTCTCACATCATGAAAGATTTGATGGCACAGGGTATCCTGATGGGTTAAAAGGCAAGGAAATTCCATTGATTTCAAGAATCATCTCAGTCATTGATACTTATGATGCGATAACTCAAGATAGACCTTATCGCAAAGCAAGAAGTCATGAAGAGGCGATATTAGAAATAAAGAAATGTTCAGGTACACAGTTTGATCCAGATATCGTCGAGGCATTTATCGGCATATTTGCATAA